The Candidatus Dormiibacterota bacterium region ACCTCCGTCTTCCGCGAGGTCGCCGCCCAGCTGGAGGCCGCCGGGCTGCGCTTCTCCGACTACCGCTCGCTCGACGACGACGACCGCGCCCACCTCGACCGCGTCTTCGAGGAGCAGGTCTTCCCCGTCCTCACCCCGCTCGCCGTCGACCCCGCGCACCCGTTCCCGTACATCAGCAATCTCTCGCTCAACCTCGCGGTGGTGGTGGGCGATCCCGACAGCCCGGCCACCCGGATCGCGCGGGTGAAGGTGCCGCAGCTGCTGCCGCGCTTCGTGGTGATGCCCGACGGTGAGCGCTTCGTGCCCCTGGAGCAGCTCATCGCCGCGCACCTCGAGCAGCTCTTCCCGGGGATGCGCATCCTCGGCCAGCACCCCTTCCGGGTGACCCGCAACGCCGACTTCGCCCTCGAGGAGGAGGAGGCGGAGGACCTGCTCACCGCCGTCGAGGCGATCCTGCGGATGCGCCGCCGCTCGCCCCGGGTGGTGCGGCTCGAGCTCGACACCACGATGGACGCCGGGGTGCTGAGCCTGCTGATGCGCGAGCTCGAGATCGGCGAGGAGGCGGTGTACCGGATCGACGGCCCGCTCGACCTCGCCGGCCTCTGGGCGCTGCACCGGCTCGACCGCCCCGAGCTCCACGATCCGCCGCTCAAGCCCGCCACCCAGCCGCGGCTGGCGGCAGCCCCCGACGGGCCGCCCGACCTGTTCAAGGTCATCGCCGGCGGGGACGTGCTCGTGCACTTCCCCTACGAGAGCTTCAGCACCTCGGTGGAGGCCTTCATCGAGCAGGCCGCCCGCGATCCCGACGTGCTCGCCATCAAGCAGACGCTCTACCGCACCTCGGGCCCCGACAGCCCGATCGTCCGCGCCCTGGTGGCCGCCGCCGAGGCGGGCAAGCAGGTGGTCGCGCTGGTGGAGCTGACAGCGCGCTTCGACGAAGCCACGAACATCGCCTGGGCGCGGGTGCTGGAGCAGTCGGGCGTGCACGTGGTGTACGGGCTGGTGGGCCTGAAGACGCACGCCAAGACCGCGCTGGTGGTGCGCCGTGAGGCGGGCGGCATCCGCCGCTACTGCCACGTCGGCACCGGGAACTACAACCAGCAGACCGCGCGCCTCTACGAGGACCTCGGGCTGCTCAGCTGCGACCCCGAGCTCGGCGCCGACCTCACCGACCTCTTCAACTACCTGACCGGCTACAGCCGGCAGCGCCGCTTCCGCCGGCTGCTGGTGGCTCCCACCACGCTCCGTCCCCGGCTGCTGGAGCTGATCCACCGCGAGACCCGCCGCCGAGGCCGCATCTTCATGAAGCTCAACCATCTCGTCGACCCCGCGATCGTCGAGGCCCTGTACGCCGCATCCTCCGCCGGAGCGGAGGTCGACCTGATCGTGCGCAGCGCCTGCGGGGTGCGACCGGGGGTGCCGGGGATGTCGGAGCGGGTCCGGGTCCGCTCCATCGCGGGACGCTGGCTCGAACACTCGCGGATCTTCCGATTCGGCGCCGACACCGTCGCCGACTGGTACATCGGCTCCGCGGACATGATGAGCCGCAACCTCGACGGCCGCGTCGAGGCGCTGGTGCCGGTCACGGACACCGGCCTGCAGGCGCGCCTCGGTGAGATCGTCGATGTGCTGCTCGCCGACGACTGCCTCTCCTGGACGCTGGACGCGGACGGGGGCTGGCACCGGGTCCCGCGCCGCAGCGGCGTGAACGCGCAGGAACGGCTGGCGGAGCTGGCCCGCGGCCGCGCCGACGGGCGCGACAGCGACGGCGCCCGCGCACTGGGGGCCGAGGCATGAGCACCACCACGCCACCCGCGGTGCACCGCGAGCGCGAGCTGAAGCTGGCGGCCCCGCCCGACTTCCGTCTCCTCGATCTCGGCTCGGTGGCCGAGGACGTGGTGATCACCGCGGCCGACGAGCGCCGGCTCACCACCGTGTACTGGGACACCCCCGACCTGCGGCTGATCCGCTGGGGCTGCACCCTCCGCCACCGCGCCGGCGAGGGCTGGACGGTGAAGCTCCCCAAGGTCGAGCACTCCGCGCTGCTGGTGCGCGACGAGCACAACTTCCCGGGGCCGCCGTCCGCGCCCCCGGAGGCGGCCGTCGACCTGGTGCGCGCCTACGTGCGCACCGCGTCGCTCTCCACGGTGGTCCGGATGCGCACGGTGCGCCGGGCGGTGTCGGTGCTCAGCGCCGACGGCCGGCTGCTCGCCGAGATCGACGACGACGACGTCTACGTGCAGCAGGGACGCAAGGTCACCGGCCGCTTCCGCGAGCTCGAGGTGGAGATGGCGGCGGACGGCAGCGACGCCCTCCTCGACGCCATCGTCGAGCGCCTCCGGGCCGGGGGCGCGGGCGCCGCCGATCCCACCCCCAAGCTGGTGCGCGCCCTCGGCACCACCGCTGTCGGCCCCCCCGAGGTGGTCGCCGAGTCGCTCGACGGCGCCGCCACCGCCGGCGCCGTGGTACGCCGCGCCATCGCCGCATCGGTGGCCCGGCTGCTCCGCCACGATCCCGGGGTGCGGCTCGGCGGCGAGCCCGAGGACGTGCACCAGGCGCGGGTCGCCAC contains the following coding sequences:
- the ppk1 gene encoding polyphosphate kinase 1, coding for MTLVAAQSLRYLNRHLSWLDFNSRVLALAEDAALPLLERAKFLAIFSSNLDEFFQVRVGGLTEQRNAGLLTLSPDGLTVGLQLEAIRERALELVARQTSVFREVAAQLEAAGLRFSDYRSLDDDDRAHLDRVFEEQVFPVLTPLAVDPAHPFPYISNLSLNLAVVVGDPDSPATRIARVKVPQLLPRFVVMPDGERFVPLEQLIAAHLEQLFPGMRILGQHPFRVTRNADFALEEEEAEDLLTAVEAILRMRRRSPRVVRLELDTTMDAGVLSLLMRELEIGEEAVYRIDGPLDLAGLWALHRLDRPELHDPPLKPATQPRLAAAPDGPPDLFKVIAGGDVLVHFPYESFSTSVEAFIEQAARDPDVLAIKQTLYRTSGPDSPIVRALVAAAEAGKQVVALVELTARFDEATNIAWARVLEQSGVHVVYGLVGLKTHAKTALVVRREAGGIRRYCHVGTGNYNQQTARLYEDLGLLSCDPELGADLTDLFNYLTGYSRQRRFRRLLVAPTTLRPRLLELIHRETRRRGRIFMKLNHLVDPAIVEALYAASSAGAEVDLIVRSACGVRPGVPGMSERVRVRSIAGRWLEHSRIFRFGADTVADWYIGSADMMSRNLDGRVEALVPVTDTGLQARLGEIVDVLLADDCLSWTLDADGGWHRVPRRSGVNAQERLAELARGRADGRDSDGARALGAEA
- a CDS encoding CYTH and CHAD domain-containing protein, yielding MSTTTPPAVHRERELKLAAPPDFRLLDLGSVAEDVVITAADERRLTTVYWDTPDLRLIRWGCTLRHRAGEGWTVKLPKVEHSALLVRDEHNFPGPPSAPPEAAVDLVRAYVRTASLSTVVRMRTVRRAVSVLSADGRLLAEIDDDDVYVQQGRKVTGRFRELEVEMAADGSDALLDAIVERLRAGGAGAADPTPKLVRALGTTAVGPPEVVAESLDGAATAGAVVRRAIAASVARLLRHDPGVRLGGEPEDVHQARVATRRLRSDLRTFAPLVDEAWATSLSEELRWLAAELGTVRDAEVLAERIHATASRLPAQDVEAGRHVADQLVTGVAGARDGLLAALHDPRYVALLDRLVLAAHSPMLTTEADGPARKVLPGLVDIPWSKLWRDGRRLDATSPDAELHALRIRAKRVRYAAEAVAPVMGPRATRFAAAVTNLQTVLGEHQDAVIAGDWLHQHGPQSGQPFAAGQLWALERAAADEARRQWPAAWKRTTDRSLRTWF